A single Amphiura filiformis chromosome 19, Afil_fr2py, whole genome shotgun sequence DNA region contains:
- the LOC140141593 gene encoding kelch-like protein 32 codes for MDALLFEGCDDCLDLNAIKSFFIVNESKKKRNASYSEKRQQYKAKKQRTQRRKLRQKLAASQTGTANMCNTNTPAMQQSVAVSRPAGGMNLQLTNKTSTSNKQTSGSSSNQPLTLHIEPPSTQPSTSHMNQQESPLKQNIHGLEMSKMERVGNSSYASHLALELNQLRQESYFCDVTIIVDDTRFPAHKAVLSASSSNYFKRMFTSGFQESTSSEVTIHAEGSAESFKQILEFAYTGYFNLSATNVCDIFRMVCYMDFTQAINVCIDYIKKVIKSVSVEDSFEMYLLAKSRQDLSDLAKKLQIRLVRDSGMVVKLDNFLQVSKEFLEMCLSAEEIEVHLSTEEEILQSVMKWLKYDWSQRKMHTFDILKKIRLGLVPADKLKEILGDEVLAIPECKTLVDEVFKLHATKESATACTVPLIQSHPDMFATRNTVTESLYLFHFPESEDMYGELKWVTKSVSLCYQTKLNGECNETRIAEIPRSLYFPKCSCPDTLFGEIVVGNQVYLAGGGEHQEEDLCVGNHLLRFNPATNEWKELPSMLHATDCPMLVELDGCIYAIGHKDVGIERFHIERQEWEVVPSLPYRLNYSIAAVGFEGYIFVAGPDSDAVQHTYRFLVYNPTHSIWSPVDVHNLPQNFKRFMGFKVHEQVCYCAIFRRKGARNLGKKVYKISFDLKCENPSVRIGQEVSEAYVPTDSSLDLTFDKLKLRLGVTLSYRY; via the exons ATGGACGCCTTGCTGTTTGAGGGCTGTGATGACTGCCTGGATCTCAatgctatcaaaagctttttcataGTCAATGAATCCAAG AAGAAGAGGAATGCCTCTTACAGTGAAAAGAGACAACAAtataaagccaaaaaacaaaGAACACAGAGGCGCAAATTAAGACAGAAG CTTGCTGCCTCACAGACTGGCACAGCAAATATGTGTAATACTAATACACCAGCAATGCAGCAATCAGTGGCTGTATCAAGACCAGCAGGGGGGATGAACCTGCAACTGACAAACAAGACCAGCacttcaaacaaacaaactagtGGGTCCAGTAGCAATCAGCCACTCACTTTGCATATTGAACCGCCATCAACACAGCCTTCTACATCCCATATGAATCAACAGGAATCACCGCTAAAGCAGAATATACATGGTCTGGAG ATGAGCAAGATGGAGCGTGTGGGCAATTCATCATATGCATCTCATTTGGCTCTTGAGCTCAACCAACTAAGGCAAGAAAGCTACTTCTGCGATGTCACCATCATTGTGGACGACACCCGATTCCCAGCTCACAAAGCTGTTTTGAGTGCAAGCAGCAGCAACTACTTCAAGCGTATGTTCACCTCCGGATTTCAAGAAAGCACTAGTTCAGAGGTCACTATCCACGCAGAAGGGTCAGCCGAAAGTTTCAAGCAGATACTAGAATTTGCATACACTGGCTACTTCAACTTGTCCGCGACCAATGTGTGCGATATCTTTAGAATGGTGTGTTATATGGACTTCACACAGGCAATCAATGTATGTATTGACTACATCAAAAAGGTGATTAAGTCTGTGAGCGTAGAAGACAGCTTTGAGATGTATCTCCTAGCAAAATCCCGTCAAGACTTATCTGATCTAGCGAAAAAGCTTCAAATTCGACTGGTGAGAGATTCAGGCATGGTAGTAAAGCTGGACAATTTTCTACAAGTTAGCAAGGAGTTCCTAGAGATGTGTTTGAGTGCAGAAGAAATTGAAGTTCATTTATCAACAGAGGAGGAG ATCCTGCAGAGTGTCATGAAATGGCTGAAATATGACTGGAGTCAACGTAAGATGCACACCTTTGATATCTTGAAGAAAATCCGTCTTGGTTTGGTGCCAGCTGACAAACTCAAAGAGATCCTTGGTGACGAAGTACTAGCCATTCCAGAGTGCAAGACCCTGGTGGATGAGGTTTTCAAGTTGCATGCTACCAAGGAAAGTGCCACAGCATGCACAGTACCATTAATTCAGAGTCATCCAGACATGTTTGCCACCAGGAATACTGTTACA GAATCGCTGTATCTGTTCCATTTTCCGGAATCTGAGGACATGTATGGTGAACTGAAATGGGTGACTAAAAGTGTGTCACTATGTTACCAGACAAAATTGAATGGTGAATGTAATGAAACCCGGATTGCTGAAATTCCGCGCAGCTTATATTTTCCAAAATGTTCTTGTCCAGATACGCTCTTTGGAGAAATTGTAGTAGGCAATCAGGTTTACCTTGCCGGTGGAGGTGAACATCAGGAGGAGGATCTATGTGTAGGCAATCATTTATTGCGATTTAATCCTGCAACTAATGAGTGGAAGGAGCTCCCTTCAATGTTGCATGCAACAGATTGCCCAATGCTGGTTGAATTAGATGGGTGTATTTATGCAATTGGCCATAAGGATGTTGGGATTGAGCGATTTCATATAGAAAGACAAGAATGGGAGGTAGTGCCTTCATTACCGTACAGATTAAACTACAGTATTGCTGCTGTAGGTTTTgaagggtatatttttgttgcaGGTCCGGATTCTGATGCAGTGCAACATACGTATAGATTTCTGGTTTACAACCCTACCCACAGCATTTGGAGTCCAGTTGATGTACACAATTTGCctcaaaattttaaaagatttatgGGGTTTAAAGTTCATGAACAAGTATGCTATTGTGCAATATTTAGAAGAAAAGGTGCCCGTAACCTAGGTAAGAAAGTTTATAAAATCAGTTTTGATTTGAAATGTGAAAATCCAAGTGTGAGAATAGGACAAGAAGTCAGTGAGGCCTATGTTCCAACTGATAGCTCATTGGACCTCACATTTGACAAATTGAAATTGAGGCTAGGCGTTACCTTATCATACAGATATTAG